From the Bacillota bacterium genome, one window contains:
- the smpB gene encoding SsrA-binding protein SmpB yields the protein MAREPEKTVCQNRKARHEYFILETYEAGLVLKGTEVKSLRAGKANLKDSFARIENGELWLENMHVSPYEQGNRFNHEPKRPRKLLMHKAEIMRLWGKSREKGLAMIPLRIYFKDGRAKVELALAKGKKLYDKREDIAKREAEREIARAARGKA from the coding sequence GTGGCCAGGGAGCCTGAAAAAACAGTGTGCCAGAACCGCAAGGCGCGGCACGAATACTTCATTCTGGAGACCTACGAGGCCGGCCTGGTCCTGAAAGGCACCGAGGTTAAGTCCCTGCGCGCCGGGAAGGCCAACCTGAAAGACAGCTTCGCGCGGATCGAGAACGGCGAACTCTGGCTCGAAAACATGCACGTCAGCCCCTACGAGCAGGGCAACCGGTTTAACCACGAACCCAAGCGCCCGCGCAAGCTCCTGATGCACAAGGCGGAAATAATGCGGCTCTGGGGCAAAAGCCGGGAAAAGGGCCTGGCCATGATTCCCCTGCGGATCTACTTCAAGGACGGCCGGGCCAAGGTCGAACTCGCCCTGGCCAAGGGCAAGAAACTGTACGACAAACGCGAGGACATCGCCAAGCGGGAGGCCGAGCGCGAGATCGCCCGGGCCGCCCGCGGCAAAGCCTAA
- a CDS encoding universal stress protein, whose translation MFKKILVAVDGYAPSMGAAKEAVEIAGREGAEVVALQVVEEVPLLQVEKEAEAAALKGTGPQPLIGEPLDVVAAFGRKHGVTVTTVKKSGPITGMILTVAKETKADLIVVGDSGRKGLQKLYFGSVARAISEHSRCPVLIIKKDTVDITALLAVSAEAAAAPEALPTAALEPAAIRKKISFAGGLLALYSVMYFGAALLTSAPYKDAAAVELLGMPLAIWAGWTAIIGGVVITRVFLIRLNQGGGEAHG comes from the coding sequence GTGTTTAAAAAGATACTGGTGGCGGTCGACGGGTATGCGCCGTCCATGGGCGCAGCCAAAGAGGCGGTGGAGATCGCCGGCCGCGAGGGCGCGGAAGTCGTGGCCCTGCAGGTGGTGGAAGAAGTGCCGCTGCTCCAGGTGGAAAAGGAGGCGGAAGCCGCTGCTCTAAAGGGCACCGGACCGCAACCCCTTATAGGCGAGCCGCTGGATGTGGTTGCGGCCTTTGGCCGGAAGCACGGGGTTACTGTTACGACCGTCAAGAAGAGCGGTCCCATTACCGGAATGATCCTTACTGTGGCGAAGGAGACGAAAGCAGACCTCATTGTCGTGGGGGACTCCGGGCGAAAGGGCCTGCAAAAGCTCTATTTCGGGAGCGTGGCCCGGGCCATCTCGGAGCATTCGCGCTGCCCCGTTCTGATCATCAAAAAGGACACGGTCGACATTACCGCACTTTTGGCCGTCTCGGCCGAAGCGGCCGCGGCCCCGGAGGCTCTGCCCACCGCAGCGTTGGAACCGGCGGCGATCCGGAAGAAGATTTCCTTTGCCGGCGGTCTCCTGGCGCTTTACTCTGTGATGTACTTCGGGGCGGCGCTCTTGACCTCGGCTCCGTACAAGGACGCGGCCGCCGTCGAGCTGCTCGGGATGCCGCTCGCCATCTGGGCGGGCTGGACGGCCATAATCGGCGGCGTGGTTATTACCAGGGTGTTCCTGATAAGACTGAATCAAGGGGGGGGCGAAGCGCATGGATAA
- a CDS encoding histone deacetylase — translation MYFLEHRRREGCTIETPVQPAAREARLAVVYDPIYLEHDTGAHPENAERLRHATAALQAAGRFERAAVVRPRRAAEAEVERVHTAEYVAGVREACRQGRRRLDPDTAVCPASYEVAMWAAGGAITALEAVMDGRFDRALALVRPPGHHALPARSMGFCLFNNVAVAARHALEVYGLERILVVDWDFHHGNGTEEIFYEDPRVLFFSIHSRYGYPGTGHAGRVGRGEGAGFNINVPLSDSAGDAGCKAAFREVLVPAAGDYRPELVMVSAGQDGYYADPLGGLGLTTAGYGRLAGLVREIAEAHCGGRIVAALEGGYHLKGLAESLGAVLDAWT, via the coding sequence TTGTACTTTTTAGAGCATCGGCGAAGGGAGGGGTGCACCATCGAAACACCTGTGCAGCCTGCGGCGCGGGAGGCGCGCCTGGCGGTGGTCTACGATCCGATCTATCTGGAGCACGATACCGGCGCCCATCCGGAGAACGCGGAGCGGCTGCGCCACGCGACGGCCGCCCTGCAGGCCGCCGGCCGTTTTGAACGGGCGGCCGTGGTGCGGCCCCGGCGGGCCGCCGAGGCGGAAGTGGAGCGGGTGCACACGGCGGAGTATGTGGCTGGCGTCCGGGAGGCGTGCCGGCAGGGTCGGCGGCGCCTAGACCCAGACACCGCCGTCTGTCCGGCCAGTTACGAGGTGGCGATGTGGGCCGCCGGGGGTGCGATCACCGCCCTGGAGGCGGTCATGGACGGCCGTTTCGACCGGGCCCTGGCGCTCGTGCGGCCACCCGGCCATCACGCCCTGCCCGCGCGGTCGATGGGGTTTTGCCTGTTCAACAACGTGGCGGTGGCCGCTCGCCACGCGCTCGAGGTCTACGGCCTGGAGCGCATCCTGGTGGTGGACTGGGATTTCCACCACGGCAACGGCACCGAGGAGATCTTCTATGAGGACCCCCGCGTGCTTTTCTTTTCGATCCACAGCCGGTACGGCTACCCGGGCACCGGCCACGCCGGCCGGGTGGGACGGGGGGAGGGAGCGGGGTTCAACATCAACGTGCCTCTGTCGGACAGTGCGGGCGACGCCGGATGCAAGGCCGCCTTCCGCGAAGTCCTGGTGCCGGCCGCCGGTGACTACCGTCCCGAGCTGGTGATGGTCTCGGCGGGCCAGGACGGGTACTACGCCGACCCGCTCGGGGGGCTCGGGCTGACGACGGCCGGGTATGGGCGCTTGGCGGGCCTCGTCCGGGAGATCGCCGAAGCCCACTGCGGGGGCCGGATCGTGGCCGCCCTGGAGGGGGGCTACCACCTCAAGGGACTGGCCGAAAGCCTGGGGGCCGTCCTCGACGCCTGGACTTAG
- the arsB gene encoding ACR3 family arsenite efflux transporter, giving the protein MSIEKNTGISFFEKYLTLWVALCMVIGILIGKFLPVIPGFLSRLEYAHVSIPIAILIWLMIYPMMMKVDFASIKNVGNNPQGLYVTWVANWLIKPFTMFGIAWLFFYVVFKAFIPAELAKDYLAGAILLGAAPCTAMVFVWSHLTKGRPAYTVVQVATNDLIILVAFIPIVAFLLGVGGVSIPWDTLILSVVLFVVIPLSAGMATRVWMINRKGAEYFEQRFIPKFNHITIGGLLLTLIIIFSFQAEVMLSNPLHILLIAIPLILQTFLIFFLAYGAGKLLKLPHDIAAPAGMIGASNFFELAVAVAVSLFGAASPVALATIVGVLVEVPVMLALVRIANKTRHWFTEEKQHG; this is encoded by the coding sequence ATGAGTATCGAGAAAAATACGGGGATTAGCTTTTTTGAAAAGTATCTGACCTTATGGGTGGCCCTGTGCATGGTTATCGGCATTCTCATCGGAAAATTCCTGCCTGTAATACCTGGTTTTCTAAGCAGGCTTGAGTATGCGCATGTTTCTATTCCCATCGCCATTTTAATATGGCTGATGATTTATCCCATGATGATGAAGGTGGACTTCGCCAGTATTAAGAATGTGGGCAATAACCCGCAAGGCTTGTATGTTACATGGGTGGCAAACTGGCTGATCAAGCCCTTTACCATGTTCGGCATCGCTTGGCTTTTCTTTTATGTGGTATTCAAAGCGTTTATTCCCGCCGAACTTGCCAAGGATTATCTGGCTGGGGCTATTTTGCTTGGCGCCGCGCCCTGTACGGCAATGGTGTTTGTATGGAGCCACCTGACAAAGGGCAGGCCCGCTTACACCGTGGTACAGGTTGCCACAAACGACCTCATTATTCTCGTAGCTTTCATCCCAATCGTTGCTTTTCTGCTCGGCGTGGGCGGCGTGTCCATTCCGTGGGATACGCTCATCCTGTCTGTTGTGTTGTTCGTTGTCATACCGTTATCAGCCGGTATGGCGACAAGAGTTTGGATGATAAACCGGAAAGGCGCGGAATATTTCGAACAGCGGTTTATTCCCAAGTTTAACCACATCACAATTGGTGGTTTGCTGCTCACGCTGATTATCATTTTCTCTTTTCAGGCGGAAGTGATGCTGAGCAATCCCCTTCATATCCTCCTTATTGCCATACCGCTTATACTGCAAACCTTCCTGATCTTTTTCTTAGCCTATGGCGCCGGCAAGCTGCTCAAACTGCCGCATGACATAGCGGCTCCGGCCGGTATGATCGGCGCGTCCAACTTCTTTGAGCTGGCCGTAGCAGTCGCCGTTTCCTTGTTTGGCGCGGCATCGCCTGTAGCGCTGGCGACCATTGTAGGAGTGCTTGTGGAAGTGCCTGTGATGTTAGCGCTGGTGCGTATCGCCAATAAAACCCGTCATTGGTTTACGGAGGAAAAGCAACATGGATAA
- a CDS encoding cation acetate symporter yields the protein MDNPIAFTIVMASILLTMYISWASRRHTRTTAAFYVAEGKIPWRLNGAAMLGDYCSAASFLGVAGAVALVGVDGWWLALGFFAAWIVVLLVIAGPLKSTGKFTVADALSARFGGRESGIRIVAMLSTLVLCTLYLVPQMVGAGHLFKLLLGWDYLPTVLVTGTLMAIYVIVGGMRGTTYNQAIQGILLFGAMVGLLIWVSISHFGGNPLAIVERGQEMVPPVVVTKEVAGTVAQMETAAAAVTTARDQMPDAPAAMTPGVELRDLMNQASLVLGLFLGTLGLPHILIRFYTVRNARAARKSAEFTIWGLAVFYAAVLLVGLAAMYVLYPTLVQLLAEGQRGMATNMAVPMLGQLLGGEIVLGIIAAGAMAAMLSTSVGLLISATTSLSHDLYAAVLRPQSTDRERLLFAKTGAGFLAAMAIGLALWLRDQNVGVLVAMCFGIAASTFAPALVFTVWWRRLTKQAVVAGMSVGLVLSLVLTFAKFFNVPHILGVPVLVNPALYSVPAAVLATVLVSYMTKDTAGRSDEFLASAHGS from the coding sequence ATGGATAACCCGATTGCCTTTACCATCGTCATGGCGAGCATTTTGCTCACAATGTACATCAGTTGGGCCAGCCGGCGGCACACGCGGACGACCGCGGCGTTTTACGTCGCCGAAGGGAAGATACCGTGGAGGCTCAACGGTGCCGCCATGCTGGGCGACTATTGCAGCGCCGCCAGTTTTCTGGGAGTGGCCGGCGCGGTGGCCCTGGTCGGCGTTGACGGCTGGTGGCTGGCTCTCGGCTTCTTTGCGGCGTGGATAGTGGTGCTCCTTGTGATTGCCGGACCCTTGAAGAGCACGGGTAAGTTTACCGTGGCCGACGCACTCAGCGCCCGCTTCGGCGGCAGGGAAAGCGGGATTAGAATCGTGGCGATGCTCAGCACCCTGGTCCTGTGCACTCTTTATCTTGTTCCCCAAATGGTCGGCGCCGGGCACCTTTTCAAACTCCTGCTCGGGTGGGACTACCTGCCCACCGTCCTGGTGACCGGCACACTCATGGCGATCTACGTGATCGTGGGCGGTATGCGGGGAACGACCTACAACCAGGCTATCCAGGGAATCCTTCTCTTTGGCGCAATGGTGGGCCTTCTTATATGGGTCAGCATCTCCCACTTCGGGGGCAACCCGCTGGCGATCGTGGAAAGAGGCCAGGAGATGGTCCCGCCGGTGGTCGTGACGAAGGAAGTGGCCGGGACGGTGGCCCAAATGGAAACGGCGGCGGCCGCAGTCACAACCGCCAGAGACCAGATGCCCGACGCACCTGCCGCGATGACTCCGGGAGTCGAGCTGCGGGACCTGATGAATCAAGCCAGTCTGGTGCTGGGGCTCTTTTTGGGGACGCTCGGGCTGCCGCACATCCTGATCCGGTTCTACACCGTGCGGAACGCGCGGGCCGCCCGTAAGAGCGCCGAGTTCACGATCTGGGGGCTCGCTGTCTTCTACGCCGCGGTGCTCCTGGTCGGCCTGGCCGCGATGTACGTTTTGTACCCCACGCTGGTTCAGCTTCTGGCCGAAGGCCAGCGGGGGATGGCGACCAATATGGCTGTGCCGATGCTTGGTCAGTTGTTGGGCGGGGAAATAGTCCTGGGCATTATCGCCGCCGGAGCAATGGCGGCAATGCTAAGCACATCGGTGGGGCTGCTCATTTCGGCCACCACCAGCCTGTCCCACGACCTTTACGCCGCCGTTCTGCGGCCGCAAAGCACCGACCGGGAGCGGTTGCTCTTTGCGAAGACCGGCGCCGGGTTCCTGGCGGCGATGGCGATCGGCCTCGCTCTTTGGCTCCGGGACCAGAATGTCGGCGTGCTCGTGGCGATGTGCTTCGGTATCGCGGCCAGTACCTTTGCGCCGGCGCTGGTGTTTACCGTTTGGTGGCGCCGGCTGACCAAACAGGCGGTTGTGGCCGGGATGAGCGTGGGCCTGGTATTGTCGCTCGTGCTGACCTTCGCCAAGTTCTTCAACGTGCCCCATATCCTGGGTGTTCCGGTGCTGGTCAACCCGGCGCTCTACAGCGTCCCGGCGGCCGTGCTGGCCACCGTGCTGGTTTCCTACATGACGAAAGACACCGCCGGCCGGTCGGATGAATTTCTGGCTTCGGCCCACGGCAGCTAG
- a CDS encoding CBS domain-containing protein, whose translation MLAKDIMTTEVVTVHPDDNVEKVAQLLLEHHISGLPVVDKDGKLVGVVTEGDLVFREKKVRAPLFVMIFDSLIYLEKPKRFIEEIRRTVAQKVDELMSTKLYTVGPDAPIEDVATIIVDRKINRVPVIDADKRLLGIISRQDVIRATFGKQGESA comes from the coding sequence ATGCTGGCCAAAGACATAATGACCACCGAGGTCGTCACCGTCCATCCTGACGATAACGTCGAAAAGGTGGCGCAGTTGCTGCTGGAGCACCACATCAGCGGGCTGCCCGTGGTGGACAAGGACGGGAAGCTGGTCGGAGTGGTGACCGAAGGGGACCTGGTATTCCGGGAGAAGAAAGTGCGGGCACCGCTTTTCGTGATGATTTTCGACAGCCTCATCTACCTGGAGAAACCCAAGCGTTTCATCGAGGAGATCAGGCGCACCGTCGCCCAGAAGGTGGACGAGTTGATGTCCACTAAGCTCTACACGGTGGGGCCGGACGCGCCCATTGAGGATGTGGCCACCATCATCGTGGACCGCAAGATCAACCGGGTGCCGGTGATCGACGCCGATAAAAGACTCCTTGGGATCATCAGCCGTCAGGACGTCATCCGGGCGACTTTCGGCAAACAGGGAGAGTCGGCATAA
- a CDS encoding 1,4-dihydroxy-6-naphthoate synthase: MRIAISPCPNDTFIFHAWVHGLVPGAPKLDVTYADIGVTNTLAATSNGPDLVKISYAALPWVLSEYALLPCGGALGRGCGPLVLTAGRTDGAQDPAALTGRRVAVPDERSTAYLLFRLWAPRHVPGGVGGITVLPFHEIMPAVRGGLVDAGLVIHEARFTYPSYGLNMLADLGNWWEAETGLPLPLGAIVARRSLNLPAIAYWIQASLAHAWAYPEAPRAYVLSHAQEWSPEVAAAHIELYVNEYTMDLGGVGFEAVAALLRRAMQEGLVPKFSPSALHTDWGM; the protein is encoded by the coding sequence GTGAGAATTGCCATCTCCCCCTGCCCCAACGATACGTTCATCTTCCACGCCTGGGTGCACGGACTGGTCCCCGGCGCGCCCAAGCTCGACGTCACCTACGCCGACATCGGCGTCACGAACACCCTGGCGGCCACCTCGAACGGGCCGGACTTAGTCAAGATTTCCTACGCGGCCCTGCCCTGGGTGCTCTCCGAGTACGCGCTGCTACCGTGCGGCGGCGCGCTGGGCCGGGGGTGCGGGCCGCTGGTGCTGACGGCCGGACGGACGGACGGCGCGCAAGACCCGGCGGCGCTCACCGGCCGGCGGGTGGCCGTGCCCGATGAGCGGTCGACGGCTTACCTTTTGTTCCGGCTGTGGGCGCCCCGGCACGTGCCGGGGGGCGTGGGCGGGATCACGGTTCTGCCGTTCCACGAGATCATGCCGGCGGTGCGCGGCGGCCTGGTCGACGCCGGGCTGGTCATCCACGAGGCGCGCTTCACCTACCCGTCTTACGGGCTGAACATGCTGGCCGACCTGGGCAACTGGTGGGAGGCTGAAACCGGCCTGCCGCTGCCGCTGGGGGCGATCGTCGCCCGCCGGTCACTGAACCTGCCGGCGATCGCCTACTGGATCCAGGCCTCCCTGGCCCACGCCTGGGCCTACCCCGAGGCCCCGCGCGCATACGTGCTGAGCCACGCCCAGGAGTGGTCCCCGGAAGTGGCCGCCGCGCACATCGAGCTTTACGTGAATGAGTACACTATGGATTTGGGCGGGGTCGGGTTTGAGGCGGTGGCCGCCCTGCTCCGCCGGGCCATGCAGGAAGGCCTGGTTCCGAAGTTCAGCCCCTCGGCCCTGCACACGGACTGGGGAATGTAG
- a CDS encoding metalloregulator ArsR/SmtB family transcription factor, translating to MENYSQHAKVFKALSDPKRAMIVDMLSCGELCACMILKKFKISQSTLSHHMKLLCECGLVRGRNEGKWTYYSLDAEIIKKTRQFFCTITSDKESCICKIDE from the coding sequence ATGGAAAACTATTCACAGCATGCAAAAGTATTCAAGGCCTTGAGCGATCCCAAAAGAGCCATGATTGTGGATATGCTTTCCTGCGGGGAGTTATGCGCCTGCATGATCTTAAAAAAATTCAAGATCTCCCAATCCACCTTGTCCCATCATATGAAGCTTTTGTGCGAATGCGGGCTTGTTAGGGGCAGGAATGAGGGCAAATGGACGTACTATTCGCTGGATGCGGAAATAATCAAAAAAACAAGGCAATTTTTCTGCACCATCACTTCTGATAAGGAAAGCTGCATCTGCAAGATAGATGAATAG
- the rplQ gene encoding 50S ribosomal protein L17 yields the protein MGYRKLGLRSDHRRAMLRNMVTSLIKEGRIETTETRAKEVRSIAEKMVTLAKRGDLAARRQVSEYLFDEEAARKLFTTIGPKYKDRPGGYTRIVKVGFRRGDAAPMVILELV from the coding sequence ATGGGCTACCGGAAACTGGGACTCCGCTCCGACCACCGCCGGGCCATGCTGCGGAACATGGTCACCTCGCTGATCAAGGAGGGGCGGATCGAGACCACGGAGACACGGGCCAAGGAGGTCCGCAGCATCGCCGAGAAAATGGTCACCCTGGCCAAGCGGGGCGATCTCGCCGCGCGGCGCCAGGTTTCCGAATACCTTTTCGACGAAGAGGCCGCCAGGAAGCTCTTCACCACCATTGGGCCAAAGTACAAGGACCGCCCGGGCGGCTACACCAGGATCGTAAAAGTCGGGTTCCGGCGCGGGGACGCCGCCCCAATGGTGATCCTGGAGCTGGTGTAA
- a CDS encoding tRNA pseudouridine synthase A, with the protein MPNVRLTLAYDGTAYHGFQKQPGSGLPTIQETLERCLAELSGAALKVTGAGRTDAGVHARGQVVNFVTGGWGIPTARIPAALNGVLPGDIAAVEAREVPADFHARYSATAKTYSYTLYNHPVRCPFHRPYSLHVPRVLDLGAMRRAARHLTGTHDFSAFQAAGRPVPLDPPAQPDPTHSRGYPARVPGAGTPGGYPRVRTGAPVRSAVRTLTRADVEAGAPVVRPGTDTQAPPAHPVCQVGAEQAHAPLVRPACQTGAEQAHAPLVRLVFSADGFLYNMVRIITGTLLEVGLGRLDPEALPGIIAAGDRARAGPTAPPHGLCLESVTYP; encoded by the coding sequence GTGCCGAACGTCCGGCTGACGCTCGCGTACGACGGCACGGCCTACCATGGTTTTCAGAAGCAGCCGGGCTCGGGCCTGCCGACCATTCAGGAGACACTGGAGCGCTGCCTGGCCGAGCTATCCGGGGCGGCGCTCAAGGTGACCGGGGCCGGCCGCACCGACGCCGGCGTCCATGCCCGGGGCCAGGTGGTGAACTTCGTGACCGGCGGGTGGGGAATACCCACCGCACGCATCCCGGCCGCCCTCAACGGCGTCCTTCCCGGCGACATCGCCGCAGTGGAAGCCCGCGAGGTACCGGCCGATTTTCACGCCCGCTACAGCGCGACGGCCAAAACCTACAGCTACACTTTATACAACCACCCGGTCCGCTGCCCGTTTCACCGGCCGTACAGCCTGCACGTGCCCAGGGTGCTGGACCTTGGGGCCATGCGGCGGGCCGCCCGGCACCTGACGGGGACACACGACTTCAGCGCCTTCCAGGCCGCCGGCCGACCCGTGCCTTTGGACCCGCCGGCCCAACCTGACCCGACCCACTCGCGTGGGTACCCTGCGCGGGTGCCCGGCGCGGGTACTCCGGGCGGATACCCCCGGGTGCGCACGGGTGCCCCGGTCCGGTCGGCGGTGCGCACGCTGACCCGGGCCGACGTGGAGGCTGGGGCGCCGGTGGTGCGCCCCGGCACCGACACTCAAGCGCCCCCGGCGCACCCGGTGTGCCAAGTCGGCGCCGAGCAGGCCCATGCGCCCCTTGTGCGGCCGGCGTGTCAAACCGGCGCCGAGCAGGCCCATGCGCCCCTTGTGCGCCTGGTGTTCTCCGCCGACGGTTTCCTGTACAACATGGTCCGCATCATCACCGGCACCTTGCTGGAGGTCGGCCTCGGGCGGCTCGACCCGGAGGCCCTTCCCGGCATCATCGCCGCCGGCGACCGCGCCCGCGCCGGCCCCACCGCCCCGCCCCACGGCCTCTGCCTCGAATCCGTAACCTACCCCTGA
- a CDS encoding futalosine hydrolase, whose amino-acid sequence MNSNIIRRWRVGKRVRILVVTAVAAERQAVWRGLQGNPEFDVVAVGVGPVAAAANTAKFLATAPTDAYGLVVCAGLGGGFPGVADVGSLVVANEIVAADLGVETPDGFAGLDALGFGATRIPAEAGLVHVMTEALGAAGLPVVTGPVLTVSTVTGTAQSAAVLAAKVPGAAAEAMEGYGVAFAACEWGLPVLEIRAVSNLVGPRDRVAWRVNEALGVLEAAGKVLSEVLKP is encoded by the coding sequence ATGAACTCGAACATTATCCGGCGCTGGCGGGTGGGAAAAAGAGTGCGTATCCTCGTGGTGACCGCGGTTGCGGCGGAGAGACAAGCGGTGTGGCGCGGTCTTCAAGGCAACCCTGAGTTCGACGTCGTGGCGGTCGGCGTCGGCCCGGTCGCGGCTGCAGCCAACACGGCAAAGTTCTTGGCGACCGCCCCGACCGACGCCTACGGCTTGGTCGTATGCGCGGGCTTGGGCGGCGGCTTTCCCGGCGTGGCGGACGTGGGCTCCCTCGTGGTGGCGAATGAAATCGTCGCCGCCGACCTGGGCGTGGAGACCCCCGACGGCTTTGCCGGTTTGGACGCGCTCGGTTTCGGCGCCACCCGGATCCCGGCCGAGGCCGGTCTGGTGCACGTGATGACCGAGGCGCTCGGCGCCGCCGGGTTGCCGGTTGTGACCGGCCCGGTGCTCACCGTATCCACCGTGACGGGCACGGCCCAGAGCGCCGCGGTGCTGGCCGCCAAGGTGCCGGGGGCAGCCGCCGAGGCCATGGAGGGCTACGGGGTGGCTTTCGCGGCGTGCGAGTGGGGACTGCCGGTGCTGGAAATCCGCGCCGTCTCCAACTTGGTCGGGCCGCGTGACCGGGTAGCGTGGCGCGTCAACGAGGCGCTGGGCGTTCTGGAAGCCGCCGGCAAAGTGCTGTCCGAGGTGCTGAAGCCGTGA
- a CDS encoding arsenate reductase ArsC, producing the protein MDKPKVAFICVHNSCRSQVAEALGKHLAGDVFESCSAGTETKPHINQDAVRLMKQLHGIDMEKTQRSKLLSEIPPVDVVITMGCNVACPNLPNKHREDWGLDDPTGKDDEVFIAMIREIETKIKDLSRRIRKRLI; encoded by the coding sequence ATGGATAAACCTAAAGTCGCTTTCATTTGTGTTCATAACTCCTGCCGTTCGCAAGTAGCGGAGGCCTTGGGCAAACACCTTGCCGGTGATGTTTTTGAAAGCTGTTCGGCGGGAACCGAAACAAAGCCGCACATCAATCAGGATGCCGTCCGGTTGATGAAACAGCTTCACGGGATCGACATGGAGAAAACACAGCGCTCAAAACTGCTTTCGGAAATCCCGCCGGTTGATGTTGTCATCACGATGGGCTGCAATGTCGCTTGCCCTAACCTGCCCAACAAGCACAGGGAGGACTGGGGACTGGACGACCCGACAGGGAAAGACGATGAGGTGTTTATCGCCATGATTCGCGAGATTGAGACTAAGATCAAGGACCTGTCGCGCAGGATCAGGAAAAGGCTTATATAA
- a CDS encoding DNA-directed RNA polymerase subunit alpha, protein MLEIEKPKIECVEMDSEGVYGKFVVDPLERGYGITLGNSLRRVLLASLPGAAVTAVKIDGVLHEFSSIPGVREDVTELILNLKNLRLKLYGDEDQLMRIEAEGEGRVTAGDIITSPDVEILNPDLHIATLEPDARLYMELTVGRGRGYIPAERNRRGTHVIGVIPIDSIFTPVTRVNFTVDKTRVGHDTDFDKLIMEVWTDGSLRPDEALSLAARITTEHLRLFVGLTESVNNVEIMVEKEEEKKNKLLEMPIEELDLSVRSYNCLKRAGINTVEELIQRNEEEMMKVRNLGKKSLEEVVRKLSELGLDLRHDDD, encoded by the coding sequence ATGCTGGAGATAGAAAAACCGAAGATCGAATGCGTCGAGATGGATTCGGAGGGCGTGTACGGGAAGTTCGTCGTCGACCCTCTGGAACGGGGTTACGGTATTACGCTGGGTAACTCGCTTCGGCGCGTGCTTTTGGCCTCGCTGCCCGGCGCGGCGGTGACCGCCGTCAAGATCGACGGGGTGCTGCACGAGTTTTCCAGTATTCCCGGCGTGCGCGAAGACGTCACCGAGTTGATCTTAAACCTGAAAAACCTGCGCCTTAAGCTTTACGGCGACGAGGACCAGTTGATGCGCATCGAGGCGGAAGGCGAGGGCCGGGTAACCGCCGGCGATATCATTACCAGTCCGGACGTGGAAATCCTGAACCCGGACCTGCATATCGCCACGCTTGAGCCGGACGCCCGGCTGTACATGGAGTTGACGGTGGGCCGGGGACGGGGTTATATCCCGGCGGAGAGAAACAGGCGCGGCACGCATGTCATCGGCGTGATTCCCATCGATTCCATTTTTACGCCGGTGACCAGGGTGAACTTCACGGTCGACAAGACGCGGGTGGGCCACGACACCGACTTTGACAAACTGATCATGGAGGTGTGGACCGACGGCAGCCTGCGCCCGGACGAGGCGTTGAGCCTGGCCGCGCGGATCACCACGGAACACCTGCGGCTGTTTGTGGGTCTTACCGAATCGGTTAACAACGTCGAGATTATGGTGGAGAAAGAAGAAGAAAAAAAGAACAAGCTTCTGGAGATGCCCATCGAGGAGCTTGATCTTTCCGTACGTTCTTACAACTGCCTGAAACGGGCCGGGATCAACACGGTGGAAGAGCTTATCCAGCGCAACGAGGAAGAAATGATGAAGGTGCGCAACCTGGGCAAGAAGTCGCTCGAAGAAGTGGTGCGCAAGCTGAGTGAACTCGGTCTCGACCTGCGTCACGACGACGACTAG